A region of Bacillus cabrialesii DNA encodes the following proteins:
- a CDS encoding MDR family MFS transporter yields the protein MPRALKILIIGMFINVTGASFLWPLNTIYIHNHLGKSLTVAGLVLMLNSGASVAGNLCGGFLFDKIGGFKSIMLGIAITLASLMGLVFFHDWPAYIVLLTVVGFGSGVVFPASYAMAGSVWPEGGRKAFNAIYVAQNAGVAVGSALGGVVASFSFSYVFLANAVLYLAFFFIVYFGFRNIQTKDASQTSVLDYDAVNGKVKFAALIILSGGYVLGWLAYSQWSTTIASYTQSIGISLSLYSVLWTINGILIVLGQPLVSFVVKKWAESLKAQMVIGFIIFIVSYSMLLTAKHFPMFLAAMVILTIGEMLVWPAVPTIANQLAPKGKEGFYQGFVNSAATGGRMIGPLFGGLLVDHFGIQALVLSLLVLLLISIATTLLYDKRIKPEKETNKQASISS from the coding sequence ATGCCGCGTGCTCTTAAAATATTAATCATTGGAATGTTTATTAATGTGACGGGTGCTTCTTTTTTGTGGCCTCTGAATACGATTTATATTCATAATCATTTAGGAAAGTCATTAACAGTAGCCGGGCTTGTTCTGATGCTGAATTCCGGTGCCAGTGTGGCTGGAAATTTATGCGGCGGTTTTTTGTTTGATAAAATCGGCGGCTTTAAATCGATTATGCTTGGGATTGCGATTACGCTAGCAAGCCTGATGGGCCTTGTCTTTTTTCATGATTGGCCGGCCTATATTGTGCTGCTTACGGTTGTGGGCTTTGGTTCCGGTGTTGTTTTCCCGGCCAGCTACGCAATGGCGGGATCGGTATGGCCTGAAGGGGGAAGGAAGGCATTTAATGCGATCTATGTCGCGCAAAACGCGGGTGTGGCCGTTGGTTCAGCGCTTGGCGGTGTCGTGGCGTCTTTCTCGTTTTCATATGTATTTTTGGCGAATGCTGTATTGTATCTGGCCTTTTTCTTTATCGTATATTTCGGATTTCGAAATATTCAGACGAAGGATGCGTCCCAGACATCCGTGCTTGATTATGATGCTGTGAACGGCAAAGTGAAATTTGCCGCGCTCATCATATTAAGCGGCGGCTATGTGCTCGGTTGGCTGGCTTATTCTCAGTGGTCTACCACGATTGCTTCGTACACGCAAAGCATTGGAATCTCTCTTTCCTTATACAGCGTGCTGTGGACAATTAACGGAATTTTAATTGTGCTTGGCCAGCCGCTTGTCAGCTTTGTGGTGAAAAAATGGGCGGAGTCGCTGAAAGCGCAAATGGTCATTGGTTTTATCATTTTTATAGTGTCCTACAGCATGCTGCTGACGGCTAAGCACTTCCCGATGTTTCTGGCTGCTATGGTGATTCTGACTATTGGAGAAATGCTTGTTTGGCCAGCGGTGCCGACAATTGCCAATCAGCTTGCTCCTAAAGGGAAAGAAGGATTTTATCAGGGGTTTGTCAACAGCGCGGCGACAGGCGGCAGAATGATTGGTCCGCTGTTCGGCGGTTTGCTTGTCGATCATTTCGGCATTCAGGCTCTTGTTTTATCTCTTTTGGTTTTGCTGTTGATCAGTATTGCCACAACGCTTTTATATGACAAGCGGATAAAACCGGAAAAAGAAACAAATAAGCAAGCATCAATCTCTTCATAA
- a CDS encoding DUF4257 domain-containing protein, with protein MKMLHQVLIACVIGGIMGILGHVKKRGRLEKPRMTKRFIYLGFLEDWFIGMTASILLVLSADPDSGIQLVILSIISGYGGEAVLRSFDFVREMNSGGDPAESKRQTKTPPE; from the coding sequence ATGAAGATGCTGCATCAGGTACTTATTGCTTGTGTAATTGGAGGAATCATGGGGATTCTCGGTCATGTGAAAAAGAGAGGCAGGCTGGAGAAGCCCAGAATGACAAAGCGGTTTATCTACCTTGGATTTTTGGAAGATTGGTTTATCGGAATGACAGCTTCCATTTTACTTGTATTATCCGCTGACCCCGATTCAGGAATTCAACTTGTCATCTTATCCATTATCTCAGGCTACGGCGGTGAAGCTGTTCTCAGAAGTTTTGACTTTGTGAGAGAAATGAACAGCGGCGGCGACCCGGCCGAGTCCAAACGTCAAACCAAAACTCCACCCGAATAA
- a CDS encoding ABC transporter permease, with translation MNINQLILRNLKKNLRNYYLYVFALIFSVALYFAFVTLQYDPAINEVKASIKGAAAIKTASILLVAVVTIFILYANTIFIKRRSKEIGLFQLIGMTKHKIFRILSAENVMLYFGSLAIGVVAGFSISKLVLMILFKIVDVETDAKLHFSEQALIQTIIVFCGIYLLIMLMNYTFIKKQSILSLFKVASSTEDKVKRISFFQMLIGALGIVLILTGYYVSSELFGGKFKTMNELFAAMSFILGTVIIGTFLFYKGSVTFISNIIRKSKGGYLNISEVLSLSSIMFRMKSNALLLTIITTVSALAIGLLSLAYISYYSAGKTAEQNVAADFSFMNEKDAKQFENSLSESNISYAKKETPVLQAAFDVTNIMDGDPKEMQGDPSKLQLAVVSDKDVKGVDVAAGEAVFSGYTDLLQKIMILKDSGSIKVKSKNETKPLHYKGLRDEFLVSYTFTSGGMPTVIVDDGLYKRLNKDKDPRIQLAQSEFIGITVKHDDQLEKANELFQKVNNKDQHLSRLDTSIAQKSLFGLVMFIVGFLGLTFLITSGCILYFKQMGESEDEKPNYTILRKLGFTRDDLIKGIRIKQMYNFGIPLVVGLFHSYFAVQSGWFLFGSEVWTPMIMVMVIYTGLYSIFGFLSVVYYKKVIKSSL, from the coding sequence ATGAACATTAATCAGCTTATCCTGCGAAATCTGAAAAAGAATCTTCGGAATTACTATCTGTATGTGTTTGCGTTAATTTTTAGCGTGGCGCTTTATTTCGCCTTTGTCACGCTCCAATATGATCCTGCGATTAACGAAGTAAAGGCTTCAATCAAGGGAGCCGCGGCCATTAAAACCGCTTCGATTTTGCTTGTCGCTGTGGTGACAATCTTTATTTTATATGCCAATACGATTTTTATTAAGAGACGGAGTAAAGAAATCGGGCTGTTTCAATTAATCGGAATGACAAAGCATAAAATCTTTCGCATCTTAAGTGCGGAAAATGTCATGCTGTATTTCGGCTCTTTAGCCATCGGGGTAGTGGCCGGGTTTTCCATATCAAAGCTTGTGCTCATGATTCTGTTTAAAATTGTCGATGTTGAAACGGATGCGAAGCTGCACTTTTCTGAGCAAGCCTTGATTCAAACGATTATTGTGTTCTGCGGCATTTACCTCTTGATTATGCTCATGAATTATACGTTTATCAAAAAACAAAGTATTTTATCCTTATTTAAAGTGGCGTCTTCCACTGAAGATAAAGTGAAGAGAATATCATTTTTCCAAATGCTGATTGGCGCTTTAGGCATCGTGCTCATTTTGACAGGATACTATGTGTCTTCTGAGCTGTTTGGCGGAAAATTTAAAACCATGAATGAACTGTTTGCTGCGATGAGCTTTATCCTTGGAACTGTCATTATCGGGACGTTTCTCTTTTATAAAGGATCGGTTACGTTCATCTCGAACATCATTCGAAAAAGCAAGGGCGGCTACTTAAATATTTCAGAGGTCCTGTCATTGTCATCGATCATGTTCAGAATGAAATCGAACGCGTTGCTGCTGACGATTATTACAACCGTTTCAGCGCTCGCCATCGGGCTGTTATCGCTCGCTTATATTTCGTATTACTCGGCAGGAAAAACCGCTGAACAAAATGTAGCGGCTGATTTTTCATTCATGAATGAGAAAGATGCCAAACAATTTGAAAACAGTTTGAGTGAAAGCAACATTTCGTATGCGAAAAAAGAAACTCCTGTCCTGCAAGCGGCTTTTGATGTCACAAATATCATGGATGGAGATCCGAAAGAAATGCAGGGCGATCCAAGCAAATTACAGCTTGCTGTTGTTAGCGACAAAGATGTAAAAGGAGTCGATGTGGCGGCTGGGGAGGCGGTTTTCTCAGGATACACCGACTTGCTGCAAAAAATCATGATTTTAAAAGACTCCGGCAGCATAAAAGTGAAAAGCAAAAATGAAACGAAGCCATTACACTATAAAGGATTAAGAGATGAGTTTCTTGTATCCTACACGTTTACAAGCGGGGGAATGCCAACAGTTATAGTGGATGACGGTTTGTATAAACGGCTGAACAAAGATAAAGACCCGCGCATTCAGCTCGCGCAATCTGAATTTATCGGCATCACTGTGAAACATGACGACCAGCTGGAAAAAGCAAATGAGCTTTTTCAAAAGGTGAACAACAAAGATCAGCATTTATCAAGGCTGGATACAAGCATTGCACAAAAATCACTGTTTGGTCTTGTAATGTTCATCGTCGGTTTCTTAGGATTAACGTTCCTGATTACCTCAGGCTGTATCCTTTATTTTAAACAAATGGGTGAAAGTGAAGATGAAAAACCAAATTATACGATTTTGAGAAAACTCGGTTTTACGCGGGATGACCTGATAAAGGGGATACGCATCAAACAAATGTACAACTTCGGCATTCCGCTGGTTGTCGGCCTCTTCCACAGCTACTTCGCCGTCCAATCCGGCTGGTTCTTATTCGGATCAGAGGTGTGGACGCCGATGATTATGGTCATGGTGATATACACCGGGCTCTACTCCATTTTTGGTTTTCTGTCCGTTGTTTATTATAAGAAGGTGATTAAATCGTCGTTGTGA
- a CDS encoding LMBR1 domain-containing protein — MEMALAFLGVLACLISLSYGLYHLVRYVLKKEKRFSKKLFWPLLIGGLVLLFTGAGLSEPDAAAANAEKKYSALNAEYQSLTKEHEALEKEYKSVSSEAKKWKDNTEDQDKLKQLEKENSELKKTQKSLKAQMKELQDNQKQLKEDTKTVKAENETLQQDNTKLEKQLKEAKSQTASSHEDTGSASSHTNQADEAKTADTADGCNIKGSKNGIYHTPGSTYYDRTTDPAEMFCSVEEAEAAGYRAPRR; from the coding sequence ATGGAAATGGCATTAGCATTCTTAGGTGTTCTAGCATGTCTCATTTCGCTTAGCTATGGATTGTATCACCTCGTCAGATATGTGCTAAAAAAGGAAAAACGTTTTTCTAAGAAGCTCTTTTGGCCGCTTTTGATAGGAGGCCTGGTGCTGCTCTTCACCGGGGCAGGACTGTCAGAGCCTGATGCCGCTGCAGCAAATGCTGAGAAAAAATATTCAGCGTTAAACGCCGAATATCAAAGTCTCACAAAAGAGCATGAAGCACTTGAGAAAGAATATAAATCTGTTAGCTCTGAAGCAAAGAAATGGAAAGACAACACGGAAGATCAAGACAAGCTTAAGCAGCTTGAAAAAGAAAATAGCGAGCTAAAAAAGACTCAGAAGTCATTAAAAGCGCAGATGAAAGAGCTTCAAGACAATCAAAAACAGCTCAAAGAAGATACAAAAACGGTAAAAGCCGAAAATGAAACACTCCAACAAGACAATACAAAGCTTGAAAAGCAATTAAAAGAAGCGAAAAGCCAAACTGCAAGTTCTCATGAAGACACCGGAAGTGCTTCAAGCCATACAAATCAAGCTGATGAAGCAAAAACAGCTGACACGGCAGATGGCTGTAATATTAAAGGAAGCAAAAACGGCATCTACCACACGCCAGGCAGTACATACTATGACCGGACAACCGATCCGGCTGAAATGTTTTGCTCAGTTGAAGAAGCGGAAGCCGCCGGTTACCGGGCGCCAAGACGATAA
- a CDS encoding blue-light photoreceptor, whose protein sequence is MANFQSFGIQGQLEVIKKALDHARVGVVITDPALEDNPIVYVNQGFVQMTGYEAGEILGKNCRFLQGKHTDPAEVDNIRTALQHKEPVTVQIQNYKKDGTMFWNELNIDPLEIEGKTYFVGIQKDITQQKEYEKLLEDSLTEITALSTPIVPIRNGISALPLVGNLTEERFNSIVCTLTNILSTSKDDYLIIDLSGLAQVNEQTADQIFKLSHLLKLTGTELIITGIKPELAMKMNRLDANFSSLKTYSNVKDAVNVLPIM, encoded by the coding sequence ATGGCTAATTTTCAATCATTTGGAATACAAGGACAGCTGGAAGTCATCAAAAAAGCGCTTGATCACGCGCGAGTAGGTGTGGTCATTACAGATCCCGCACTTGAAGATAATCCAATTGTCTACGTAAATCAAGGCTTTGTTCAAATGACCGGTTATGAAGCCGGGGAGATTTTAGGAAAGAACTGCCGATTCTTACAGGGGAAACACACAGATCCCGCTGAAGTAGACAACATCAGAACCGCTTTACAACATAAAGAGCCGGTTACCGTTCAGATCCAAAACTACAAAAAAGACGGAACGATGTTCTGGAATGAATTAAATATTGATCCGCTCGAGATCGAAGGCAAGACCTATTTTGTCGGCATTCAAAAAGACATCACGCAGCAAAAAGAGTATGAAAAGCTTCTCGAGGATTCCCTCACAGAAATTACTGCACTTTCAACGCCTATTGTCCCGATTCGCAATGGCATCTCGGCTCTTCCGCTAGTCGGAAACCTGACAGAGGAACGATTTAATTCCATCGTTTGCACATTGACGAATATCCTATCAACATCCAAGGATGATTATTTGATCATTGATTTATCTGGATTGGCCCAAGTGAACGAACAAACGGCCGACCAGATTTTCAAGCTGAGCCATTTGCTGAAATTGACTGGAACCGAATTAATCATTACCGGCATTAAGCCTGAATTGGCCATGAAAATGAATAGATTGGATGCCAATTTTTCATCGCTGAAAACATACTCAAATGTAAAGGATGCCGTTAACGTGCTTCCGATTATGTAA
- the leuS gene encoding leucine--tRNA ligase, producing MSFQHKEIEKKWQTYWLENKTFATLDNNEKQKFYALDMFPYPSGAGLHVGHPEGYTATDILSRMKRMQGYDVLHPMGWDAFGLPAEQYALDTGNDPAVFTKQNIDNFRRQIQSLGFSYDWDREINTTDPEYYKWTQWIFLKLYEKGLAYVDEVPVNWCPALGTVLANEEVIDGKSERGGHPVERRPMKQWMLKITAYADRLLEDLEELDWPESIKDMQRNWIGRSEGAHVHFAIDGHDEFFTVFTTRPDTLFGATYTVLAPEHALVENITTAEQKEAVEAYIKEIQSKSDLERTDLAKTKTGVFTGAYAINPVNGEKLPIWIADYVLASYGTGAVMAVPGHDERDFEFAKTFGLPVKEVVKGGNVEEAAYTGDGEHVNSDFLNGLHKQEAIEKVIAWLEETKNGEKKVTYRLRDWLFSRQRYWGEPIPVIHWEDGTSTAVPEEELPLILPKTDEIKPSGTGESPLANIKDWVEVTDPETGKKGRRETNTMPQWAGSCWYFLRYIDPRNPDQLASPEKLEKWLPVDMYIGGAEHAVLHLLYARFWHKFLYDIGVVPTKEPFQKLYNQGMILGENNEKMSKSKGNVVNPDEIVASHGADTLRLYEMFMGPLDASIAWSESGLDGARRFLDRVWRLFVEDSGELNGKIVDGAGETLERVYHETVMKVTDHYEGLRFNTGISQLMVFINEAYKATELPKEYMEGFVKLLSPVAPHLAEELWDKLGHSGTIAYEAWPVYDETKLVDDEVEIVVQLNGKVKAKLQVPADATKEQLEQLAQADEKVKEQLEGKTIRKIIAVPGKLVNIVAN from the coding sequence TTGAGTTTTCAGCACAAAGAGATAGAAAAGAAATGGCAAACATATTGGCTTGAAAACAAAACATTTGCCACTCTTGATAATAATGAAAAACAAAAATTTTACGCGCTGGACATGTTCCCTTATCCGTCAGGAGCGGGCTTGCACGTCGGCCATCCTGAAGGATACACAGCTACCGATATCCTGTCCCGCATGAAGCGCATGCAGGGCTATGATGTCCTTCATCCAATGGGCTGGGACGCATTCGGCCTGCCGGCTGAGCAATACGCGCTTGACACAGGGAACGATCCAGCTGTGTTTACGAAGCAAAACATCGACAATTTCCGCCGCCAAATTCAATCGCTTGGCTTCTCATATGACTGGGATCGTGAAATCAATACGACTGATCCGGAATACTATAAATGGACGCAATGGATTTTCTTGAAGCTTTACGAAAAAGGCCTTGCTTACGTTGACGAAGTGCCTGTAAACTGGTGCCCTGCCCTCGGTACGGTTCTTGCCAACGAAGAAGTCATTGACGGCAAGAGCGAACGCGGCGGCCATCCGGTAGAGAGACGCCCGATGAAGCAGTGGATGCTGAAAATTACAGCATATGCGGACAGGCTGCTTGAAGACTTGGAAGAGCTTGACTGGCCGGAAAGCATTAAAGATATGCAGCGCAACTGGATCGGCCGTTCTGAAGGCGCTCACGTTCATTTTGCTATAGATGGACATGATGAATTCTTTACGGTATTTACGACAAGACCAGATACGCTGTTTGGCGCTACATATACTGTACTTGCTCCGGAACACGCATTAGTGGAAAACATCACAACGGCTGAGCAAAAAGAAGCTGTTGAAGCATATATCAAAGAAATTCAATCAAAAAGTGATCTTGAGCGTACGGATCTTGCGAAAACAAAGACAGGCGTTTTCACGGGAGCTTATGCGATCAATCCTGTAAACGGAGAGAAATTGCCGATCTGGATTGCGGATTATGTTCTTGCATCATACGGAACAGGTGCTGTCATGGCAGTTCCTGGCCACGATGAGCGTGATTTTGAATTCGCCAAAACATTTGGCCTTCCGGTGAAGGAAGTCGTAAAAGGCGGGAACGTTGAGGAAGCAGCTTATACTGGCGACGGCGAGCACGTGAACTCTGATTTCCTGAACGGCCTTCACAAACAGGAAGCGATTGAGAAAGTGATCGCTTGGCTGGAAGAAACGAAAAACGGTGAGAAAAAAGTGACGTACCGTCTGCGTGACTGGCTCTTCAGCCGCCAGCGTTATTGGGGCGAGCCGATTCCGGTTATTCATTGGGAAGACGGAACATCAACGGCTGTGCCTGAAGAGGAGCTGCCGCTGATTTTGCCGAAAACGGATGAAATCAAACCGAGCGGAACAGGCGAATCACCGCTTGCGAACATTAAAGATTGGGTGGAAGTCACAGACCCTGAGACTGGGAAAAAAGGAAGAAGAGAAACGAATACTATGCCTCAATGGGCGGGAAGCTGCTGGTATTTCTTGCGCTATATTGATCCGCGCAATCCGGATCAGCTGGCGTCACCAGAGAAATTGGAAAAATGGCTTCCGGTTGATATGTATATCGGGGGCGCAGAACATGCCGTGCTTCACCTTCTGTATGCCCGCTTCTGGCATAAGTTCCTTTATGATATCGGCGTAGTGCCGACGAAAGAACCGTTCCAAAAGCTGTACAACCAAGGAATGATTCTCGGCGAAAACAACGAAAAAATGAGTAAATCTAAAGGGAACGTTGTCAATCCTGACGAAATCGTCGCTTCTCACGGTGCTGATACGCTCAGATTGTACGAAATGTTCATGGGGCCGCTTGATGCTTCAATCGCCTGGTCTGAATCAGGATTAGACGGAGCGCGCCGCTTCCTTGACCGCGTATGGCGCCTGTTTGTGGAAGATAGCGGTGAGCTTAATGGCAAAATCGTTGACGGCGCTGGTGAAACATTGGAGCGCGTGTATCATGAAACAGTCATGAAAGTCACAGACCATTACGAAGGCCTTCGTTTCAACACGGGTATTTCTCAGCTGATGGTCTTTATCAATGAAGCGTATAAAGCAACAGAGCTGCCGAAAGAATATATGGAAGGCTTCGTGAAGCTTCTTTCTCCTGTCGCGCCTCACTTAGCTGAAGAGCTTTGGGACAAGCTTGGCCATTCCGGCACGATCGCATATGAAGCTTGGCCAGTCTATGATGAAACGAAACTTGTGGATGATGAAGTTGAAATCGTTGTTCAGCTGAATGGAAAAGTAAAAGCGAAATTACAGGTTCCTGCCGACGCGACGAAAGAACAGCTGGAACAGCTTGCTCAAGCCGATGAAAAGGTCAAAGAGCAGCTTGAAGGCAAAACGATTCGAAAAATTATCGCGGTGCCTGGCAAGCTCGTCAATATTGTGGCAAACTAA
- the bceA gene encoding bacitracin ABC transporter ATP-binding protein BceA: MMILEANKIRKSYGNKLNKHEVLKGIDIHIEKGEFVSIMGASGSGKTTLLNVLSSIDQVSHGTININGNEMTSMKEKQLAEFRKQHLGFIFQDYNLLDTLTVKENILLPLSITKISKKDANRKFEEVAKELGIYELRDKYPNEISGGQKQRTSAGRAFIHDPSIIFADEPTGALDSKSASDLLNKLSQLNQKRSATIIMVTHDPVAASYCGRVIFIKDGQMYTQLNKGGQDRQTFFQDIMKTQGVLGGVQHEH, from the coding sequence ATGATGATTTTAGAAGCAAATAAAATTCGAAAAAGCTATGGAAACAAGCTGAATAAACACGAAGTGCTGAAGGGAATCGATATTCACATTGAAAAGGGCGAGTTCGTCAGTATTATGGGTGCTTCCGGATCGGGCAAAACCACTTTGCTTAACGTACTGTCTTCGATTGATCAGGTCAGTCATGGAACGATCAACATTAACGGAAACGAAATGACTTCTATGAAGGAAAAGCAGCTGGCTGAATTCAGAAAACAGCACTTAGGATTTATCTTTCAAGATTACAATTTGTTAGACACATTGACAGTGAAAGAGAATATCCTTCTGCCGTTATCAATTACGAAAATATCAAAAAAGGACGCCAATCGCAAATTTGAGGAAGTTGCAAAAGAGCTGGGGATTTATGAATTGCGGGATAAGTACCCGAATGAAATTTCCGGCGGCCAGAAGCAGAGAACATCGGCCGGGAGAGCGTTTATTCATGACCCGAGCATTATTTTCGCTGATGAACCGACCGGCGCGCTCGATTCGAAATCAGCCTCTGATCTATTAAACAAGCTGAGCCAGCTCAATCAGAAACGCAGCGCTACGATTATTATGGTTACCCATGACCCTGTTGCTGCCAGCTACTGCGGCAGAGTGATTTTTATTAAGGACGGGCAAATGTATACGCAGCTGAATAAAGGAGGCCAAGACAGGCAGACGTTTTTCCAGGATATCATGAAAACGCAAGGCGTGTTAGGTGGGGTGCAGCATGAACATTAA
- the melA gene encoding alpha-galactosidase MelA: MKKITFIGAGSTIFAKNVLGDCLLTEALNGFEFALYDIDPKRLQESQLMLENLRDRYNPSVAINSYDDRKLALQNASYVINAIQVGGYKPGTVIDFEIPKRYGLRQTIADTVGIGGIFRSLRTIPVLFDIAKDMEDMCPDAWFLNYTNPMASLTGAMLRYTNIKTIGLCHSVQVCTKDLFKSLGMEHDGIEERIAGINHMAWLLEVKKDGADLYPEIKKRAKEKQKTKHHDMVRFELMDKFGYYVTESSEHNAEYHPYFIKRNYPELISELQIPLDEYPRRCVKQIENWEKMRDDIVNNKNLTHKRSKEYGSRIIEAMETNEPFTFGGNVLNTGLITNLPSKAVVEVTCVADRKKITPCFAGELPEQLAALNRTNINTQLMTIEAAVTRKKEAVYQAAMLDPHTSAELSIHDIISMCDDLFEAHGDWLPEYK, translated from the coding sequence ATGAAAAAGATTACATTTATCGGTGCAGGGAGCACCATTTTCGCCAAAAATGTTTTGGGAGACTGCTTGTTAACAGAAGCGCTGAACGGATTTGAATTCGCTCTTTATGACATTGACCCAAAACGCCTGCAGGAATCTCAGCTCATGCTCGAAAATCTGAGAGACCGCTATAACCCGAGTGTGGCGATCAACAGCTATGATGACAGAAAACTCGCCTTGCAGAACGCAAGCTATGTCATCAATGCGATTCAGGTTGGAGGGTATAAACCGGGCACAGTCATAGATTTCGAGATTCCGAAACGCTACGGGCTGCGTCAGACGATTGCCGACACAGTCGGCATCGGCGGGATCTTCAGATCACTCAGAACCATCCCGGTCTTATTTGATATCGCTAAAGATATGGAAGACATGTGCCCGGATGCGTGGTTTTTAAACTATACAAATCCTATGGCCTCTCTTACAGGCGCCATGCTTCGCTATACAAATATCAAAACAATCGGGCTCTGCCACAGTGTTCAAGTGTGCACGAAGGATTTATTCAAATCTCTCGGAATGGAGCATGATGGAATCGAGGAACGCATCGCGGGCATCAATCATATGGCTTGGCTTTTGGAAGTCAAAAAAGACGGTGCAGATCTATATCCGGAAATCAAAAAGAGAGCGAAAGAAAAACAAAAAACAAAGCACCATGATATGGTGCGGTTTGAATTGATGGATAAGTTCGGCTATTATGTCACGGAATCGTCCGAACATAACGCAGAGTACCATCCGTACTTTATTAAGAGGAATTACCCTGAATTGATCAGCGAGCTGCAAATCCCGCTCGACGAATATCCGAGACGATGTGTCAAGCAGATTGAAAATTGGGAGAAAATGCGAGACGATATCGTCAATAATAAAAACCTTACGCACAAGCGCTCAAAGGAATATGGCTCAAGAATTATCGAAGCAATGGAAACGAACGAGCCGTTCACCTTCGGAGGGAATGTCTTGAATACAGGACTGATCACAAATCTGCCTTCAAAAGCGGTGGTGGAAGTGACATGCGTCGCCGACAGAAAAAAAATTACCCCATGCTTCGCCGGAGAACTGCCTGAGCAGCTTGCAGCCTTAAACCGGACGAACATTAATACACAACTGATGACAATTGAAGCCGCTGTCACACGGAAAAAAGAAGCGGTTTATCAAGCCGCAATGCTTGATCCGCATACAAGCGCTGAGCTTTCCATACACGACATCATCTCCATGTGCGATGATTTATTTGAAGCGCACGGCGATTGGCTTCCGGAATACAAATAA
- a CDS encoding rhodanese-like domain-containing protein, whose protein sequence is MEIKEISTAALKEKIEADEELYLIDVREDEEVAEGMIPQAVHIRMGDIPEKMDTLDKDKEYVFICRSGMRSMNVCRYLDEQGFKTVNVEGGMMAWEGETKPKN, encoded by the coding sequence TTGGAAATAAAAGAAATCAGCACAGCCGCTTTGAAAGAAAAAATTGAGGCGGACGAAGAACTATATTTAATTGATGTCAGAGAAGATGAAGAGGTGGCGGAAGGCATGATCCCGCAAGCCGTTCATATTCGCATGGGGGATATTCCTGAAAAAATGGACACCCTTGATAAAGACAAAGAGTACGTGTTTATCTGCCGCTCAGGCATGCGCAGCATGAATGTTTGCAGGTACCTGGATGAGCAGGGCTTTAAAACTGTCAATGTTGAAGGCGGCATGATGGCCTGGGAAGGCGAAACAAAACCAAAAAACTAG